One Astyanax mexicanus isolate ESR-SI-001 chromosome 3, AstMex3_surface, whole genome shotgun sequence genomic region harbors:
- the LOC103041091 gene encoding glyceraldehyde-3-phosphate dehydrogenase: protein MVKVGINGFGRIGRLVTRVAFLTEKVDIVAINDPFIDIEYMVYMFTYDSTHGRFKGEVKSENGKLFINNHPITVFSEKDPANIKWADTGAEYVVESTGVFTTVEKASAHLKGGAKRVIISAPSADAPMFVMGVNQNVYDKSMKVISNASCTTNCLAPLAKVIHDNFGIIEGLMSTVHAITATQKTVDGPSGKLWRDGRGASQNIIPASTGAAKAVGKVIPELNGKLTGMAFRVPTPNVSVVDLTVRLEKPAKYERIKKVVKAAAEGPLRGILGYTDEPLVSTDFNGDSHSSYFDADAGIALSDNFVKLVTWYDNEYGYSSRVIDLMVYISAKE from the exons ATGGTCAAAGTTGGAATCAATGG ATTTGGTCGGATTGGACGTCTGGTGACCCGTGTTGCCTTCCTCACTGAAAAAGTGGACATTGTGGCCATAAATGACCCCTTCATTGATATAGAATACATG GTGTACATGTTCACTTATGACTCCACCCATGGCCGCTTCAAAGGTGAGGTGAAAAGTGAGAATGGCAAGCTCTTCATCAACAACCATCCCATCACTGTCTTTTCTGA GAAGGACCCAGCCAACATTAAATGGGCTGATACTGGTGCTGAGTATGTGGTTGAATCCACAGGAGTGTTCACCACAGTGGAGAAAGCTTCT GCCCATCTGAAGGGAGGTGCAAAGAGGGTGATCATCTCTGCCCCCAGCGCTGATGCGCCCATGTTTGTGATGGGTGTTAATCAGAACGTCTATGACAAGTCCATGAAGGTTATCAG CAATGCGTCCTGCACAACAAACTGTCTCGCTCCTCTGGCCAAGGTCATCCACGATAACTTCGGCATCATTGAGGGACTCATG AGCACAGTGCATGCAATCACAGCCACACAGAAGACTGTAGACGGTCCATCCGGTAAGCTGTGGAGAGACGGGCGCGGTGCCAGCCAGAACATCATTCCTGCCTCCACTGGAGCTGCCAAAGCTGTGGGCAAAGTCATCCCAGAGCTCAATGG TAAGCTGACAGGCATGGCCTTCCGTGTTCCCACCCCCAATGTCTCTGTTGTGGATTTGACAGTGCGTTTAGAGAAGCCA GCTAAGTATGAAAGGATAAAGAAGGTGGTGAAAGCAGCTGCAGAGGGCCCCCTCAGAGGAATTCTGGGATACACAGATGAACCA CTGGTGTCCACTGACTTCAACGGCGACTCTCACTCTTCATACTTTGATGCTGATGCTGGCATCGCTCTCTCTGACAACTTTGTAAAGCTGGTGACATG GTATGATAACGAGTATGGCTACAGCAGCCGTGTGATTGATCTCATGGTCTACATCTCTGCTAAAGAGTAA